A portion of the Syntrophales bacterium genome contains these proteins:
- a CDS encoding ATP-binding protein has protein sequence MKNRLFFRTLASYVVIVLLTFGMIYALLSRQIRETSLERNEVTLTAYAHIIDLGTLSQVVLQVDDLARITGARVTVVDASGKVLADSARHDGIMQTHLDRPEIQEARLRGKGRAVRYSQTLGVDMLYVAFPIRAGAGETGFIRLALPLTEVRTSLKNLQESLLATGLLALAASLFLAAFFSWRFAAPIREMELFTERLRHGELSGNLIVRGSDEMKLLGENINHLVEELRGQVAELRDERAKLIATFAGMSEGVMLLDAGGRIEGYNRAFRSMIAERYGDVTGKTLMEAFRNIDLQNLFEEFRKTNEPQTGELILGTQHSLVLDVSIDPVQGDPGEEKTVFVFHDVTRMKRLEQMRIDFVANMAHEIRTPLTAILGFVETLRSGDVEDPEQAARFLAIIEEQARRLNRLLDDLMTLSNIELGETRFSFEEVPLGEALDQILPMLEERIRQKRLTLNREIPPEMSPLRADRDRLVQALLNVLDNAVKFTPEEGKIRISAETDATGWTIVRISDTGIGIPEGEISRIGERFYRVDRTRSREMGGTGLGLSIVKHIVAAHGGSMLIDSRLGHGTTVSLRFPPSLPL, from the coding sequence ATGAAAAACAGGCTGTTCTTCCGCACGCTTGCATCGTACGTCGTCATCGTCCTGTTGACGTTCGGGATGATTTACGCCCTGCTGAGCCGGCAGATCCGGGAGACCTCCCTGGAGCGGAACGAGGTGACACTGACGGCCTACGCGCACATCATCGACCTGGGCACACTGTCCCAGGTCGTCCTCCAGGTGGACGACCTGGCCCGCATCACCGGTGCGCGGGTCACCGTCGTGGACGCCTCGGGAAAGGTCCTGGCGGACTCGGCGAGGCACGATGGAATCATGCAGACCCACCTGGACCGTCCGGAGATCCAGGAAGCGCGCCTGCGCGGCAAGGGGCGGGCCGTCCGCTACAGCCAGACCTTGGGCGTGGACATGCTCTACGTGGCTTTCCCGATCAGGGCCGGCGCAGGGGAGACCGGTTTCATCCGCCTCGCCCTGCCCCTCACGGAGGTCCGCACATCCCTCAAAAACCTCCAGGAATCCCTGCTCGCCACGGGCCTGCTGGCCCTGGCGGCGTCCCTCTTCCTGGCGGCTTTCTTCTCCTGGCGTTTTGCGGCCCCGATCCGGGAGATGGAGCTCTTCACCGAACGGCTGCGGCATGGCGAGCTCTCCGGCAACCTGATTGTCCGGGGATCCGACGAGATGAAGCTCCTGGGGGAAAACATCAACCACCTGGTGGAGGAGCTGCGGGGGCAGGTCGCGGAGCTGCGCGATGAGCGGGCGAAGCTCATTGCCACCTTCGCCGGAATGAGCGAAGGGGTCATGCTCCTGGATGCAGGCGGACGGATTGAGGGCTATAACCGGGCGTTCCGTTCCATGATCGCGGAACGCTACGGGGACGTGACCGGCAAGACCCTGATGGAGGCCTTCCGGAACATCGATCTGCAAAACCTGTTCGAGGAGTTCCGGAAGACAAACGAGCCGCAGACAGGGGAGCTGATCCTGGGGACGCAGCATTCCCTCGTCCTGGATGTCAGCATCGACCCGGTGCAGGGAGATCCCGGGGAGGAAAAGACGGTCTTCGTCTTCCACGACGTGACGCGGATGAAGCGGCTGGAGCAGATGCGGATCGACTTCGTCGCCAACATGGCCCACGAGATCCGCACGCCCCTGACGGCCATCCTGGGATTCGTGGAGACGCTCCGGAGCGGCGACGTGGAAGACCCGGAGCAGGCCGCAAGATTCCTGGCAATCATCGAGGAGCAGGCCCGGCGGCTGAATCGTCTCCTGGACGACCTGATGACGCTGTCCAACATCGAACTCGGGGAGACACGGTTTTCCTTCGAGGAGGTTCCCCTCGGCGAGGCCCTGGACCAGATCCTGCCGATGCTGGAAGAGCGGATCCGGCAGAAGCGGCTCACCCTGAATCGGGAAATCCCGCCGGAGATGTCTCCCCTGCGGGCCGACCGGGACCGGCTGGTTCAAGCCCTCCTCAACGTCCTGGACAACGCCGTGAAGTTCACGCCGGAGGAGGGAAAGATCCGTATTTCCGCGGAGACCGACGCCACCGGATGGACGATCGTCCGGATCAGCGACACCGGGATCGGCATCCCCGAGGGTGAAATCAGCCGGATCGGCGAGCGGTTCTACCGGGTGGACCGGACCCGCTCCCGGGAGATGGGCGGCACAGGCCTGGGTCTTTCCATCGTCAAGCACATTGTGGCCGCCCACGGCGGCTCCATGCTCATCGACAGCCGCCTGGGGCACGGCACGACGGTCTCCCTTCGCTTCCCCCCTTCCCTCCCCCTCTAA
- a CDS encoding winged helix-turn-helix domain-containing protein, protein MAARILIADDEKDIVELIAFNLEKEGFPVLKAYDGETALELARSGRPDLLLLDLMLPGIPGLDLCRILRKDPRTASLPIIMVTAKGEEMDRVLGLEMGADDYVTKPFSVRELAARVRAVLRRRTDQEKTPEEIIEGGPLRVNLSTCEVFVGGRRVELSAKELRLLAFLARRPGRVYTREQILDQVWGDEVYVEPRTVDVHIKRLRARIEENPEKPRLIQTVRGIGYRLADGVPE, encoded by the coding sequence ATGGCGGCACGGATCCTCATCGCCGATGATGAAAAAGACATCGTGGAACTGATCGCCTTCAACCTGGAGAAGGAGGGGTTTCCGGTCCTGAAAGCCTACGACGGCGAGACCGCCCTGGAGCTCGCCCGGAGCGGAAGGCCGGACCTGCTTCTCCTGGACCTGATGCTGCCGGGCATTCCGGGGCTCGATCTCTGCCGGATCCTTCGAAAAGACCCCCGCACGGCATCCCTTCCCATCATCATGGTCACCGCCAAGGGCGAGGAAATGGACCGGGTGCTGGGCCTGGAGATGGGGGCCGACGACTACGTGACGAAACCCTTCAGCGTCCGGGAGCTCGCCGCCCGGGTCCGGGCCGTCCTCCGCCGGCGGACGGATCAGGAAAAAACGCCGGAAGAGATCATCGAAGGCGGCCCGCTCCGAGTCAACCTGTCCACCTGCGAGGTTTTTGTCGGCGGCCGCCGGGTGGAGCTGAGCGCCAAGGAACTCCGGCTTCTCGCCTTCCTCGCCCGCCGGCCCGGCCGGGTCTACACCCGGGAACAGATCCTGGACCAGGTCTGGGGAGACGAGGTCTACGTCGAGCCCCGCACCGTGGACGTCCACATCAAGCGCCTGCGCGCCCGCATCGAGGAAAATCCGGAAAAGCCGCGGCTGATCCAGACGGTCCGGGGGATCGGATACCGCCTGGCCGACGGTGTCCCGGAATAG
- the pstA gene encoding phosphate ABC transporter permease PstA, whose product MTTSSLRYRYVKQHVFFGLVRLSAFVLALALCGILAYIVVHGIGALSWEFITQPPRDAMTKGGIMPAIVGTFYLTVGAILVGLPLGIVSAVYLTEYAKQGPVIRIIRIGINCLAGVPSVVFGLFGLGLFVVSLKFGSSILAGSLTLGFLILPTIIGASEEALKSVPQTFREASLALGVSKWQTIWRIVLPSALPGILTGSILGLGRAAGETAPIMFTAAAFFTAKLPSSIFDEVMALPYHIYVLATAGTHIEETRPLQYGTVLVLILLVLGIDLVAILIRAAIRRRKKW is encoded by the coding sequence ATGACCACGTCCTCCCTCCGGTATCGATACGTCAAGCAGCATGTCTTTTTCGGGCTCGTCCGCCTGTCGGCCTTCGTCCTCGCCCTCGCCCTGTGCGGCATCCTGGCCTACATCGTCGTTCACGGGATCGGGGCGCTGAGCTGGGAGTTCATCACCCAGCCCCCCCGGGACGCCATGACGAAGGGCGGGATCATGCCGGCCATCGTCGGGACCTTCTACCTCACCGTCGGCGCCATCCTGGTGGGGCTTCCGCTGGGGATCGTCTCGGCGGTGTACCTGACCGAATACGCCAAGCAGGGGCCGGTCATCCGGATCATCCGCATCGGCATCAACTGCCTCGCGGGAGTGCCGTCGGTCGTCTTCGGCCTCTTCGGCCTCGGCCTCTTCGTGGTCTCCCTCAAGTTCGGGTCCTCCATCCTGGCAGGCTCGCTGACCCTGGGATTCCTGATCCTGCCGACGATCATCGGCGCCTCGGAGGAGGCCCTGAAGTCGGTCCCCCAGACGTTCCGGGAGGCGTCGCTGGCACTGGGCGTGTCGAAGTGGCAGACCATCTGGCGCATCGTCCTGCCGTCGGCCCTGCCGGGTATCCTGACGGGGTCCATCCTCGGCCTCGGCCGGGCGGCCGGCGAGACGGCGCCCATCATGTTCACGGCGGCGGCCTTCTTTACCGCCAAGCTGCCCTCCTCGATCTTCGACGAGGTCATGGCGCTTCCCTACCACATCTACGTGCTGGCGACGGCGGGGACCCACATCGAGGAGACGCGGCCCCTCCAGTACGGGACCGTGCTCGTCCTCATCCTCCTTGTCCTCGGGATCGACCTCGTGGCCATCCTGATCCGGGCGGCCATCCGAAGGAGAAAAAAATGGTAA
- the phnD gene encoding phosphonate ABC transporter substrate-binding protein, producing MKRLIPFLTAVILTVCLFSAPAFAAPADWPKKLVFGIIPTDSTANITERFDSLVKHLERKLGLPIEVKVATDYAGVITGMQFKHVDFAYFGPKSYVEASRRAGAEAFVIEVSKDGAKGYHGLIITKKGSGLKTMADLKGKVWAFVDPNSTSGTLVPMVHFVNDLKIDPAAYFSKVIYSGSHEASMISVKAGKIDAASTNDLDMARGNGKQWNAEKDFEIIWKSPLIPGSPMAYRKDLPESLKKALAKAFLGYSDKAGLEMLKVKGYAPVTDRTYDPIRALMDVQKRMKK from the coding sequence ATGAAGAGACTGATCCCGTTCCTGACCGCCGTAATTCTTACCGTCTGCCTTTTCAGTGCACCTGCCTTCGCCGCGCCCGCCGACTGGCCGAAGAAGCTCGTCTTCGGCATCATCCCCACGGATTCGACGGCCAACATCACGGAGCGCTTCGACAGCCTCGTGAAGCACCTGGAGAGGAAGCTCGGCCTGCCCATCGAGGTCAAGGTGGCCACCGATTACGCCGGCGTGATCACGGGCATGCAGTTCAAGCACGTGGACTTCGCCTATTTCGGACCCAAGTCCTACGTCGAGGCGTCCAGGCGCGCCGGTGCCGAGGCGTTCGTCATCGAGGTAAGCAAAGACGGGGCGAAGGGGTACCACGGCCTGATCATCACGAAGAAAGGGTCGGGCCTGAAGACCATGGCCGACCTGAAGGGGAAGGTATGGGCCTTCGTGGATCCCAATTCCACGAGCGGAACCCTTGTTCCCATGGTCCACTTCGTCAACGATCTGAAGATCGACCCGGCGGCGTATTTCTCCAAGGTCATCTACTCCGGCAGCCACGAGGCCTCCATGATTTCCGTGAAGGCGGGGAAGATCGACGCCGCCTCGACCAACGATCTCGACATGGCCCGCGGCAACGGCAAGCAGTGGAACGCGGAGAAGGACTTCGAGATCATCTGGAAATCGCCGCTGATCCCCGGCTCGCCCATGGCCTACCGGAAGGACCTGCCGGAATCCCTGAAGAAGGCCCTGGCGAAGGCTTTCCTGGGCTACAGCGACAAGGCTGGCCTCGAGATGCTGAAGGTCAAGGGCTACGCCCCCGTCACGGACAGGACGTACGATCCGATCCGGGCCCTGATGGATGTTCAGAAAAGAATGAAAAAATAA
- the phnE gene encoding phosphonate ABC transporter, permease protein PhnE, whose translation MPLTDIKRKTNPFSAFNLAMIFLGLAVVTWSWSSTQMSVTALLDGWNNMIVYIRGNPEIAESGFFPPSLKSAGLNRYFLSMLETVQMAVLALILSVLIAFPLAFGASRNTLEILIPGRRIASILLRKILYTAIRFFANLSRSINELVWALIFVSAVGLGPMPGILALGIHTSGVLIKLFSEGIENVQPEPVTALMATGAGPLKVIRYAVIPQITPYFVSMTLYRFESDVRSATILGFTGAGGIGVYLYDKLRSYENQDVTTILIVIVITVALVDRLSAVIRRRYT comes from the coding sequence ATGCCCCTGACCGACATCAAGAGAAAGACGAACCCGTTCAGCGCGTTCAACCTGGCCATGATTTTCCTGGGCCTGGCCGTGGTCACCTGGAGCTGGAGCTCCACCCAGATGAGCGTCACCGCCCTGCTCGACGGCTGGAACAACATGATCGTCTACATCCGGGGAAACCCGGAGATCGCCGAGAGCGGATTCTTCCCGCCGAGCCTGAAGAGCGCGGGTCTGAACCGGTATTTTCTTTCCATGCTGGAGACGGTGCAGATGGCCGTCCTGGCCCTTATCCTCTCCGTGCTGATCGCCTTTCCGCTGGCCTTCGGAGCCTCTCGCAACACACTGGAGATCCTGATCCCCGGCAGGCGCATCGCGTCGATCCTGCTCCGGAAGATCCTGTACACAGCGATCCGCTTTTTCGCGAACCTGTCGCGCTCCATCAACGAGCTGGTCTGGGCGCTGATCTTCGTATCCGCCGTCGGGCTCGGACCCATGCCGGGCATCCTGGCGCTGGGGATCCACACCTCGGGGGTGCTCATCAAGCTGTTTTCCGAGGGCATCGAAAACGTGCAGCCGGAGCCGGTCACGGCGCTCATGGCCACGGGGGCCGGCCCTCTCAAGGTGATCCGCTATGCCGTGATCCCGCAGATAACGCCCTACTTCGTCTCCATGACCCTCTACCGGTTCGAGTCGGACGTGCGCTCGGCGACCATCCTTGGCTTCACCGGCGCCGGGGGGATCGGCGTCTACCTTTACGACAAGCTGAGGAGCTACGAAAACCAGGACGTGACCACGATCCTGATCGTCATCGTCATCACCGTGGCGCTCGTGGATCGTCTGAGCGCCGTGATCCGAAGGAGGTACACCTGA
- a CDS encoding GNAT family N-acetyltransferase, which yields MDEGIIRNLMIREAGEADLPRVLPLFAGLGLDNGRVLDADAARRLFERMRSYPDYRLYLAVLEGEVLGAFALLVMDNLGHLGAPSGVVEDVVVLEGWRGRGIGREMMRFAMNRCREKHCYKMVLSSNRRRVDAHRFYRSLGFREHGLSFEVDVT from the coding sequence GTGGACGAGGGAATCATCCGGAATCTCATGATCCGGGAGGCCGGGGAAGCCGACCTGCCCCGCGTCCTGCCGCTTTTCGCCGGGCTCGGCCTGGACAACGGGCGCGTGCTCGATGCCGACGCTGCGCGCCGGCTCTTCGAACGGATGCGCAGCTATCCGGACTACCGGCTTTACCTGGCCGTCCTGGAGGGAGAGGTCCTCGGCGCCTTTGCTCTGCTCGTCATGGACAACCTGGGCCACCTCGGGGCGCCGTCAGGTGTCGTGGAGGACGTCGTGGTTCTCGAAGGCTGGAGAGGAAGGGGGATCGGGAGGGAGATGATGCGCTTCGCCATGAACCGCTGCCGGGAGAAGCATTGCTACAAGATGGTGCTCTCGAGCAATCGCCGCCGCGTGGATGCCCACCGGTTCTACCGCTCGCTGGGATTCCGCGAACACGGCTTGAGCTTTGAAGTGGACGTGACATGA
- the phoU gene encoding phosphate signaling complex protein PhoU: MEEKRHTSTHYERELREVKEGLLYIGALTEKAIEQAMGALLERDSLLARRVIAEDDRIDALDMELEEKCIRLLALRQPAAKDLRFITTSIKINGHLERIGDMAVNIAQKAIILNDEPQLKPYIDLPRMAEITRRMIQKSLDALVREDCPLAEEVRQEESAVDCLNDQIFRELLTFMMEDPRTIHRALLIMQISKNLERIADHAKGVADMVIYMVTGQSVRHQIPQCPDRNG, translated from the coding sequence ATGGAGGAGAAGAGGCACACCAGCACCCATTACGAGCGGGAGCTCCGGGAGGTCAAGGAAGGCCTGCTTTACATCGGGGCCCTCACGGAGAAGGCCATCGAGCAGGCCATGGGGGCGCTCCTGGAGAGGGATTCCCTGCTGGCCCGCCGGGTCATCGCCGAGGATGACCGGATCGACGCCCTGGACATGGAGCTGGAGGAGAAATGCATCCGCCTCCTCGCCCTCCGCCAGCCCGCCGCCAAGGACCTGCGCTTCATCACGACGTCCATCAAGATCAACGGCCACCTGGAGCGGATCGGCGACATGGCCGTCAACATCGCCCAGAAGGCCATCATTCTCAACGACGAGCCCCAGCTCAAGCCCTACATCGACCTGCCCCGGATGGCCGAGATCACCCGGAGGATGATCCAGAAAAGCCTGGACGCACTCGTCCGGGAAGACTGCCCCCTGGCGGAAGAGGTCCGCCAGGAGGAAAGCGCGGTGGACTGCCTGAACGACCAGATCTTCCGCGAGCTCCTGACCTTCATGATGGAGGACCCCCGGACGATCCACCGGGCGCTCCTGATCATGCAGATCTCCAAGAACTTGGAGCGGATCGCCGACCACGCCAAGGGCGTCGCCGACATGGTCATCTACATGGTGACAGGCCAGAGCGTCCGCCACCAGATCCCCCAATGCCCGGACCGAAACGGATAA
- the phnC gene encoding phosphonate ABC transporter ATP-binding protein, with translation MVQIEARALALGYGKRVVLPDVDLQIRKGEFISIIGPSGAGKSTLLMSINAGVSIFGGELHVLGEPVHRVAGASLKRLRARIGIIFQGFNLVKRLTVVDNIAGGMLGRMYLLPAMIKYYTSGQYERIWECMRIVGIEDAALQRCDRLSGGQMQRVAIARALAQEPEIILADEPISSLDPLSAGRVMDTLRAINEKYGITVVSNLHQLDYARACCTRILGLRDGRIVFDGPPARLTEDALQEIYSGSERDAFEERSGRGLPFRPFVPEAALNA, from the coding sequence ATGGTTCAGATCGAAGCGCGCGCCCTGGCCCTGGGTTACGGAAAACGCGTGGTCCTCCCCGACGTCGACCTGCAGATCCGCAAGGGGGAGTTCATCAGCATCATCGGGCCGTCCGGGGCGGGCAAATCAACCCTGCTCATGTCCATCAACGCGGGCGTCTCCATCTTCGGCGGAGAGCTTCACGTCCTGGGCGAGCCGGTCCACCGGGTCGCCGGCGCCTCCCTGAAGCGCCTCCGCGCCCGGATCGGGATCATTTTCCAGGGGTTCAACCTGGTCAAGCGCCTGACGGTGGTGGACAACATCGCCGGTGGCATGCTCGGGCGGATGTATCTCCTGCCCGCAATGATCAAATACTACACCTCGGGACAATACGAAAGGATCTGGGAGTGCATGCGCATCGTCGGCATTGAGGACGCGGCGCTCCAGCGCTGTGACCGGCTTTCGGGCGGGCAGATGCAGCGGGTGGCCATCGCCCGGGCGCTGGCCCAGGAGCCGGAGATCATCCTGGCCGACGAGCCCATCTCCTCCCTCGATCCCCTGAGCGCCGGCAGGGTCATGGACACGCTCCGCGCCATCAACGAGAAATACGGCATCACCGTCGTTTCCAACCTCCACCAGCTCGATTATGCCCGAGCGTGCTGTACGCGGATCCTCGGCCTCAGGGACGGAAGGATCGTTTTCGACGGTCCCCCGGCCCGCCTGACGGAGGACGCTCTTCAGGAAATCTATAGCGGCTCGGAGCGTGACGCATTCGAAGAGCGAAGCGGGAGGGGACTGCCCTTCCGGCCGTTCGTCCCGGAGGCGGCACTGAACGCCTGA
- a CDS encoding phosphate ABC transporter substrate-binding protein, with amino-acid sequence MNIRKAAALAIVCCLVAAAPVLAAENIVIKGSTTVLPIAQRALETYMKAHPGVQISLSGGGSGEGIKAIVDKTADIGNSSREIKKEEIALAAKKGVQPVAHVVAFDALVPVVHPSNPVQGLTVEQLSLIYQGKITNWKEVGGKDMRIVAISRDSSSGTFESWDHFVMKKAKVSPRAQMLASNGAVYTAVSKNRYSIGYLGMGYVKKGVKALAVAGVQATPETALSRQYPMSRELYMYTNGEPAGETAKFIAFIKSPTGQKIVAGEGFVPIQGAAPAGKGKKK; translated from the coding sequence ATGAACATCCGGAAAGCGGCAGCCCTGGCGATCGTGTGCTGCCTGGTCGCGGCAGCACCCGTACTCGCCGCGGAGAACATCGTCATCAAGGGATCCACCACGGTCCTGCCCATCGCTCAGAGGGCTCTGGAAACCTACATGAAGGCCCATCCCGGGGTACAGATCTCCCTGTCGGGCGGCGGCTCCGGGGAAGGCATCAAGGCCATCGTCGACAAGACGGCGGACATCGGGAACTCCTCCCGGGAGATCAAGAAGGAGGAGATCGCCCTGGCCGCAAAGAAGGGCGTCCAGCCCGTCGCCCACGTGGTCGCCTTCGACGCCCTCGTGCCTGTCGTTCACCCGTCAAACCCGGTCCAGGGCCTGACCGTCGAGCAGCTAAGCCTGATCTACCAGGGAAAGATCACCAACTGGAAGGAAGTGGGCGGCAAGGACATGCGGATCGTCGCCATCTCCCGCGACTCCTCGTCGGGAACCTTCGAGTCCTGGGATCATTTCGTCATGAAGAAGGCCAAGGTCTCCCCCCGGGCCCAGATGCTGGCCTCCAACGGCGCCGTCTACACCGCCGTCTCGAAGAACCGTTACAGCATCGGCTACCTCGGGATGGGCTACGTGAAGAAGGGGGTGAAGGCCCTCGCGGTGGCGGGCGTCCAGGCAACCCCGGAGACGGCCCTCTCAAGGCAGTACCCCATGTCCAGGGAGCTCTACATGTACACCAACGGCGAGCCTGCGGGTGAGACGGCAAAGTTCATTGCCTTCATCAAGAGCCCGACGGGCCAGAAGATCGTGGCTGGCGAGGGTTTCGTGCCGATCCAGGGAGCCGCCCCGGCCGGGAAGGGCAAAAAGAAATAG
- the pstB gene encoding phosphate ABC transporter ATP-binding protein PstB — translation MVNQADRIIIRAEDINFYYGSFKALTDVSMAFETNRVTALIGPSGCGKSTLLRLLNRMNDLIDGSRVEGRILFEGRNIYDPDVDPVEVRRRIGMVFQKPNPFPKSIFNNITYGPRLAGVSGKGDLEALVEHSLRQAVLWDEVKDILGQSAMMLSGGQQQRLCIARALAMKPDILLMDEPTSALDPISTARIEELIEELKKTYTIIIVTHNMQQAARVSDFTGFFYLGKLIEFNATETIFTKPDVKQTEDYITGRFG, via the coding sequence ATGGTAAATCAGGCAGACCGGATCATCATCCGGGCGGAGGACATCAACTTCTACTACGGGTCCTTCAAGGCCCTGACGGACGTCAGCATGGCCTTCGAAACGAACCGGGTCACGGCCCTTATCGGCCCCTCCGGATGCGGGAAGTCCACGCTGCTCCGGCTCCTCAACCGGATGAACGACCTCATCGACGGGTCCCGGGTGGAGGGCCGGATCCTCTTCGAGGGCCGGAACATCTACGACCCGGACGTGGATCCCGTGGAGGTCCGCCGCCGGATCGGCATGGTCTTCCAGAAGCCCAACCCCTTCCCGAAGTCGATCTTCAACAACATCACCTATGGTCCCCGCCTGGCGGGGGTCAGCGGCAAGGGGGATCTGGAGGCCCTGGTGGAGCATAGCCTCCGGCAGGCGGTGCTCTGGGACGAAGTGAAGGACATCCTCGGCCAGTCGGCCATGATGCTCTCCGGCGGCCAGCAGCAACGCCTCTGCATCGCCCGGGCCCTGGCAATGAAGCCGGACATCCTCCTCATGGACGAGCCGACCTCGGCCCTCGACCCCATCTCGACGGCGAGAATCGAGGAGTTGATCGAAGAGCTGAAAAAGACGTATACCATCATCATCGTCACGCACAACATGCAGCAGGCGGCCCGCGTCTCGGACTTCACGGGGTTCTTCTACCTGGGAAAGCTGATCGAGTTCAACGCGACGGAAACGATCTTCACGAAACCCGACGTGAAGCAGACGGAAGACTACATCACCGGCCGGTTCGGCTGA
- the pstC gene encoding phosphate ABC transporter permease subunit PstC, with translation MNRKQKEAAIRAVFFSFALISILILGLIVVSLFREGLPIFKQVSVKDFLFGMEWYPTYDPPSFGIWPLIVGSVIVTVLATIIAIPVGILTAVYIAEVAPGLVKDVFKSIIELLAGLPSVVLGFFGMVVVAPWLQDTFDLPTGLNIINASMILALMAVPTIASISEDALYAVPREYKEASYALGATTHETILRVVIPSALSGISTAVILGMSRAIGETMVVLMVAGGAAAIPESLFDSVRPMPASIAAEMGEAPFRSAHYQALFATGIVLFFITLAFNLVADYISNKFKEVGSGTL, from the coding sequence ATGAACCGGAAACAGAAGGAGGCCGCCATCCGGGCGGTCTTCTTTTCCTTCGCCCTCATATCGATCCTGATCCTGGGACTGATCGTCGTGTCCCTCTTCCGGGAGGGACTGCCCATCTTCAAGCAGGTGTCCGTGAAGGACTTCCTCTTCGGAATGGAGTGGTATCCGACGTACGATCCGCCCTCCTTCGGGATCTGGCCGCTGATCGTCGGTTCCGTCATCGTGACGGTCCTGGCGACGATCATCGCCATTCCCGTGGGGATCCTGACGGCCGTATACATCGCCGAGGTGGCGCCCGGCCTCGTCAAGGACGTCTTCAAGTCCATCATCGAGCTTCTGGCGGGGCTTCCCTCGGTGGTCCTGGGCTTCTTCGGCATGGTCGTGGTGGCGCCCTGGCTCCAGGACACCTTCGACCTGCCCACGGGGCTCAACATCATCAATGCTTCCATGATCCTCGCCCTGATGGCGGTCCCCACCATCGCGAGCATCTCCGAGGACGCCCTGTACGCCGTCCCCCGTGAATACAAGGAGGCTTCCTACGCCCTCGGGGCGACGACCCATGAGACCATCCTCCGGGTGGTCATCCCGTCGGCCCTCTCGGGGATCTCAACGGCGGTCATCCTCGGGATGTCCCGGGCCATCGGGGAGACCATGGTAGTGCTGATGGTCGCCGGTGGCGCCGCCGCCATCCCGGAGAGCCTCTTCGATTCGGTCCGGCCGATGCCCGCCAGCATCGCCGCGGAGATGGGCGAGGCGCCGTTCCGGAGCGCCCACTACCAGGCCCTGTTCGCCACGGGCATCGTGCTCTTCTTCATCACCCTGGCCTTCAACCTGGTGGCGGATTACATATCCAACAAATTCAAGGAGGTCGGATCGGGAACGCTATGA